A section of the Mycoplasmopsis synoviae ATCC 25204 genome encodes:
- the pth gene encoding aminoacyl-tRNA hydrolase has product MKLIVGLGNPGDKYKFTRHNVGFLVIDLICQKLKITLDKEKTHGSYAKFEDFIIAKPNTYMNLSGNFVLELANFFKIAPDDILVIHDEKDFELGKSAIKIGGSGGSHNGVLDVINKLNTQNFKRLKIGIGQNKEMALKDYVLQRFSLEEFSVLEPVLNQAADVCIQYSFNDIHYLMNKYNQKKKNGN; this is encoded by the coding sequence ATGAAATTAATAGTAGGTTTAGGTAATCCTGGTGATAAATATAAATTCACACGTCACAACGTTGGTTTTTTAGTTATAGATTTAATTTGTCAAAAATTAAAAATAACTCTAGATAAAGAAAAAACACATGGAAGTTATGCTAAGTTTGAAGACTTTATAATCGCTAAACCTAACACCTATATGAATTTAAGTGGAAACTTCGTTTTAGAGCTTGCTAACTTTTTTAAAATAGCACCAGATGACATTTTAGTAATTCACGATGAAAAAGATTTTGAGCTTGGAAAAAGCGCAATTAAAATCGGCGGATCAGGTGGAAGCCATAATGGTGTTTTAGATGTTATAAATAAGCTCAATACTCAAAACTTTAAACGTTTAAAAATCGGTATTGGACAAAACAAAGAAATGGCACTTAAAGACTATGTATTGCAAAGATTTTCACTTGAAGAATTTAGCGTATTAGAGCCGGTATTAAATCAAGCTGCTGATGTTTGCATTCAATATAGTTTTAACGATATTCATTATTTAATGAATAAATACAACCAAAAGAAAAAAAATGGAAACTAA
- a CDS encoding ATP-dependent DNA helicase, whose translation MKDITQLVGKFTKIKAGGPEVGWGLYIFQSTDSLLRNCMVYITKKSVGSMPTLFRNYKIDLVNNSNPNYKNSSKTLVAFTEFYEDQLTQEEKNKLLETILLKVKNLGKVKIERIIKNFGFDIFKHHSDIDALKEQTKDILTNLQIESLYEYFQNHLDLIKSSFLNSKEISNFDIFIEQNKLSDLKEFLVKKHPSNFDFLKHYKVSDPYVWYNRNEFDNFALLDYFALKLNWGMSCDERINALTKFCFLELITNNSTMVELRLLNSKIKEFIHEENSYWNGYPEDKNELEKTFKVVREIDGKIYVALSIIYDKEKKIASFLKMLNSLNPIVLDSLPDSETKTLSEGQKSAYESFLKNNITIISGAPGTGKSHIIKHIHNTLKQNKYKNQKEYAILAPTGKASLSVSEKINAKVSTIHSFLQIEPSSEHTIKVKQINTEVKFLIIDEFSMVNTYIFNLLIRACPNLIKLVLVGDVDQLPAIGPGNLLSDIVESKLFNVFYLDKYFRSDSIEIFNHFNSIKTNSPPNFKDGIINYIKYLDSKYLSSVVDLFCEIAKESGLDNLMLLSPMKVGDKGLDAINKKIQDLINPDSELVYSTKFGNKFKINDRVIQQENRLDDDVYNGDIGFIRKKIGTKTQDIKILVEFKNNKLIKYPLNEFLSQIKLAYGITVHKFQGSEIDNVIFAFADTHKRMLYKKLIYTGLSRAKKQIWIVTNNKIDYPNLIKEIQNETPIYTNLKYILKGK comes from the coding sequence ATGAAAGATATAACCCAGCTTGTTGGAAAATTTACAAAGATTAAAGCCGGTGGCCCAGAAGTCGGATGAGGGCTATATATTTTCCAATCAACTGATTCGCTATTGCGTAACTGCATGGTTTATATAACCAAAAAAAGTGTTGGTTCAATGCCAACATTATTTAGAAACTACAAAATTGATTTAGTAAATAATTCAAATCCAAATTACAAAAATTCTTCAAAAACATTAGTAGCATTTACAGAATTCTACGAAGATCAATTAACTCAAGAAGAAAAAAACAAACTTCTTGAAACTATTTTGCTTAAAGTTAAAAATTTAGGTAAAGTAAAAATCGAAAGAATTATTAAAAATTTTGGTTTTGATATTTTTAAGCATCATAGTGACATAGATGCTTTAAAAGAACAAACCAAAGATATTCTTACAAATCTGCAAATTGAAAGCCTTTATGAGTATTTTCAAAATCATTTAGATTTAATTAAAAGTTCATTTTTAAACAGCAAAGAAATTAGTAACTTTGATATTTTTATCGAACAAAATAAATTAAGTGACCTTAAAGAATTTTTAGTTAAAAAACACCCTTCTAATTTTGATTTTTTAAAGCATTATAAAGTTAGCGATCCTTATGTTTGATACAACAGAAATGAATTTGATAACTTTGCGCTTCTTGATTATTTTGCTCTTAAATTAAATTGAGGAATGTCTTGCGATGAAAGAATTAATGCGCTAACTAAATTTTGTTTTTTAGAACTAATTACTAACAATTCAACCATGGTTGAATTGCGTTTATTAAATTCTAAAATCAAAGAATTTATTCACGAAGAAAATTCTTATTGAAATGGTTATCCAGAAGACAAAAATGAACTAGAAAAAACCTTTAAAGTTGTTAGAGAAATTGATGGCAAAATTTATGTTGCTTTAAGCATTATTTATGACAAAGAAAAAAAGATTGCCAGCTTTTTAAAAATGCTTAATTCACTAAATCCTATTGTTTTAGATTCACTTCCTGATAGTGAAACTAAGACTTTGTCTGAGGGACAAAAAAGTGCATATGAAAGCTTTCTTAAAAACAATATAACCATTATTTCAGGAGCACCTGGAACCGGTAAAAGTCACATCATTAAACATATTCACAACACCTTAAAACAAAACAAATATAAAAACCAAAAAGAATATGCAATTTTAGCTCCTACTGGAAAAGCTAGCCTTTCAGTTTCTGAAAAAATAAACGCCAAAGTTTCAACTATTCATTCGTTTCTGCAAATCGAACCAAGTAGCGAACACACTATTAAAGTAAAACAAATTAACACTGAAGTTAAGTTTTTAATCATTGACGAATTTTCAATGGTTAATACTTATATTTTTAATTTATTAATTAGAGCTTGTCCTAATTTAATAAAACTAGTTTTAGTAGGTGATGTTGATCAGCTTCCTGCAATAGGACCTGGTAATTTACTTTCAGATATTGTTGAAAGTAAATTATTTAATGTGTTTTATTTAGATAAATATTTTAGAAGTGATTCAATTGAAATTTTTAATCACTTTAATTCAATTAAAACTAATTCGCCGCCTAATTTTAAAGACGGAATAATTAATTACATTAAATATTTAGATTCAAAATATTTATCAAGTGTAGTTGATTTATTTTGTGAAATAGCTAAAGAATCAGGCCTTGATAATTTAATGCTACTATCTCCAATGAAGGTTGGCGATAAAGGTCTTGATGCAATTAATAAAAAAATTCAAGATTTAATTAATCCTGATTCTGAATTAGTTTATAGCACTAAGTTTGGAAATAAATTTAAAATCAACGATAGAGTTATTCAACAAGAAAATAGACTCGATGATGACGTATATAATGGAGATATTGGTTTTATTAGAAAAAAAATCGGAACCAAAACTCAAGATATTAAAATATTAGTAGAATTTAAAAACAATAAATTAATTAAATATCCATTAAATGAATTTCTATCTCAGATAAAGTTGGCTTATGGAATTACTGTTCATAAATTTCAAGGTTCTGAAATTGATAACGTAATTTTTGCATTTGCAGATACTCACAAAAGAATGCTTTATAAAAAGTTAATTTATACAGGGCTTTCCAGAGCTAAAAAACAAATTTGAATAGTTACTAATAATAAAATTGATTATCCAAATTTAATAAAAGAAATTCAAAATGAAACTCCAATTTATACTAATTTAAAATACATTCTAAAAGGAAAATAA
- a CDS encoding Cof-type HAD-IIB family hydrolase, which translates to MKTTKIQNNKNRFLFAIDLDGTTLQSSRTGEIHEVTIKAVQRAVKEGHVVCILTGRPWRSTQEIYKTLNLNTVVVNYNGAHIHHPLDKTFIPHIKYLNLNEALYILGDDYVKNEISNLVIEGPDWVQLQRKDVNLEAVFSLHNTPKKRIGLDFFKIPLQPTGVLFDVKETTDPEKLRKYLKTKFSDLAEFSYWSKGEGLTPVFDITSLKASKGKALSMLMRYYDISIENTIAIGDSFNDVSMFKIANLSVAMQNADKHVKKYATIKINHNNKNGGVGHWINAFLDNPEKEIERSNKRKEKILSVQESDD; encoded by the coding sequence ATGAAAACAACCAAAATTCAAAACAATAAAAACCGGTTTTTGTTTGCAATTGACCTTGATGGAACTACCCTTCAATCATCAAGAACAGGCGAAATTCACGAAGTTACAATTAAGGCAGTTCAAAGGGCAGTTAAAGAAGGGCATGTTGTGTGCATATTAACTGGCCGTCCTTGAAGAAGTACTCAAGAAATTTATAAAACTTTAAATTTAAATACCGTTGTCGTAAACTATAACGGTGCACATATTCATCATCCTTTAGACAAAACTTTTATTCCACACATTAAATATTTAAACTTAAACGAAGCGCTTTATATTTTAGGCGATGACTATGTTAAAAATGAAATTTCAAATTTAGTAATTGAAGGTCCTGACTGAGTTCAGCTTCAAAGAAAAGATGTTAATTTAGAAGCTGTTTTTAGCTTGCATAATACTCCAAAGAAAAGAATTGGACTTGACTTTTTTAAAATTCCTCTTCAACCTACTGGAGTTTTATTTGATGTAAAAGAAACTACAGATCCAGAAAAATTAAGAAAATATTTAAAAACAAAATTTTCTGATTTGGCTGAATTTTCATATTGATCTAAAGGAGAAGGTCTAACTCCAGTATTTGACATCACCAGCCTTAAAGCATCAAAGGGAAAAGCTTTAAGTATGCTTATGAGATATTACGATATTTCAATTGAAAACACAATTGCAATCGGTGATAGCTTTAATGATGTTTCAATGTTTAAAATAGCTAATTTATCAGTTGCTATGCAAAATGCTGATAAGCATGTTAAAAAATATGCAACTATTAAAATTAATCACAATAATAAAAACGGTGGAGTTGGGCATTGAATTAATGCCTTTCTAGATAATCCAGAAAAAGAAATAGAAAGATCAAACAAAAGAAAAGAAAAAATTCTTTCAGTTCAAGAATCAGATGATTAA
- a CDS encoding ribonuclease HIII, translating into MADLKIYRDEAEIKKIYDKSKFVFGIDEVGVGEFFTPLIATAVYVPKDKLELLKNLGVKDSKLLSDEKIKNVFNDIKSHIQYASALISQKSYNILFTKFNANEIKFLAHAEAINNLRKKVKKSELLIIDAYVNSDPSFNKYYEKIIVSYKDLYGFSPWKEKIAILKKAESHYIEVAVASIVARYELLLQMQKMQEKFPKAKFNLASNKETLMLRDNFIKLYGKEKLPLVAKVVFKFKEDAKK; encoded by the coding sequence ATGGCAGATTTAAAAATTTACAGAGACGAAGCAGAAATAAAAAAAATTTACGATAAAAGTAAATTTGTTTTTGGAATCGACGAAGTAGGAGTTGGAGAGTTTTTTACTCCATTAATAGCAACTGCGGTTTATGTTCCAAAAGATAAACTAGAGCTTTTAAAAAATTTAGGCGTTAAAGATTCTAAGCTTTTAAGCGATGAAAAAATTAAAAACGTTTTTAACGATATTAAAAGTCACATTCAATACGCTAGTGCTTTAATTTCACAGAAAAGCTACAACATTTTATTTACAAAATTTAATGCTAATGAAATTAAATTTTTAGCGCATGCTGAAGCTATAAATAACTTAAGAAAAAAAGTTAAAAAAAGTGAGCTTTTAATAATAGACGCTTATGTAAATAGCGATCCATCATTTAATAAATACTACGAAAAAATAATAGTTTCTTACAAAGACTTATATGGCTTTAGCCCTTGAAAAGAAAAAATTGCAATTCTTAAAAAAGCAGAAAGCCACTATATTGAAGTAGCGGTGGCTTCTATTGTTGCTAGATATGAGCTCTTACTGCAAATGCAAAAGATGCAAGAAAAATTTCCTAAAGCAAAATTTAATTTAGCAAGCAATAAAGAAACGCTAATGCTTAGAGATAATTTCATAAAGCTTTATGGAAAAGAAAAACTACCATTGGTAGCCAAGGTAGTTTTCAAGTTTAAAGAAGATGCTAAGAAATAA
- a CDS encoding DegV family protein, with translation MFSKKIAIVVDSSCGLTKEQAEKLNWHYLPLVVEIDSNEYLDGVDLTSDNLFDVFKADSKAARTSASKIGQAHELLDKLSQEYDKIIVYTISMYLSSQYSFFKTIENDFPKIVVVNSKSIAFLTVMQLLNFENKLKDVKSEEEFEALLVGLEKTDQYSVSLVPKYNNFLVKGGRLSPQAALLAKLLNIVPIIKFENGELKKEGKGRIFERVVTKVIQDKLSEDFNPNKNDVVLLHSNNLQINSFKNKLTKKYNVNCYVFNIPSVVAIHTGPEALVVIKMPKMNAHLVKKLKSINLIS, from the coding sequence ATGTTTAGTAAAAAAATAGCTATTGTTGTCGATAGTTCATGTGGATTGACAAAAGAGCAAGCGGAAAAACTAAATTGACATTATCTACCTTTAGTTGTAGAAATCGATTCAAATGAATACTTAGATGGCGTTGATTTAACATCAGATAATTTATTTGATGTGTTTAAGGCAGATTCAAAAGCTGCTAGAACTTCTGCAAGTAAAATTGGTCAAGCACATGAACTTTTAGATAAACTCTCACAAGAATATGACAAAATCATTGTTTATACAATTTCAATGTATTTATCAAGTCAATATTCATTTTTTAAAACTATAGAAAATGATTTTCCAAAAATTGTAGTTGTCAATAGTAAATCGATTGCATTTTTAACAGTAATGCAACTTTTAAACTTTGAAAACAAATTAAAAGATGTTAAATCAGAAGAAGAATTTGAAGCTCTTCTAGTTGGTTTAGAAAAAACCGATCAATATAGCGTTTCTTTAGTTCCTAAATACAATAACTTTTTAGTTAAAGGAGGAAGATTAAGCCCACAAGCTGCGCTGCTAGCCAAGCTGCTTAATATTGTTCCAATTATTAAATTTGAAAACGGTGAACTAAAAAAAGAAGGTAAAGGAAGAATTTTTGAAAGAGTAGTTACTAAAGTTATTCAAGATAAATTAAGTGAAGACTTTAATCCTAATAAAAACGATGTAGTTTTACTACACTCTAATAACTTACAAATTAATTCTTTTAAAAATAAACTAACTAAAAAATACAATGTAAATTGCTATGTATTTAATATTCCTTCAGTGGTTGCAATTCACACTGGACCTGAAGCATTAGTTGTAATTAAAATGCCAAAAATGAATGCGCATTTAGTTAAAAAACTAAAAAGCATAAATCTTATTTCTTAG
- the tapR gene encoding TyrS-associated PheT N-terminal domain-related protein TapR, with product MFVIKKFKSNFENIAIAFINMNVNVTKQLKFENFIVFCDDNYNINSVNILDLSKLKLEKNELFFSADSKLKTALEKELKKLDKNLKLGENLVEFFTFAKVLEVEKHPKSDSLFVLKLDAKRDKEVQIVTNSTLVKKDMIILIANPGSVTAKGDVILKSSVMGIESQGMIMSYKNAAVDKDGVFTTKDEKLIGTEYLINA from the coding sequence ATGTTTGTAATAAAAAAATTTAAAAGTAATTTTGAAAATATTGCAATAGCTTTTATTAACATGAATGTTAATGTTACAAAGCAATTAAAATTTGAGAATTTTATTGTTTTTTGCGATGATAACTATAATATCAACTCAGTAAATATATTAGATTTATCAAAGTTAAAATTAGAAAAAAATGAGCTATTTTTTTCAGCTGACAGTAAGCTAAAAACAGCGCTTGAAAAAGAGTTAAAAAAACTGGATAAAAACTTAAAACTAGGTGAAAATTTAGTTGAATTTTTCACATTTGCAAAAGTTTTAGAAGTAGAAAAACACCCAAAAAGTGATTCGCTTTTTGTGTTAAAGCTTGACGCAAAACGTGACAAAGAAGTTCAAATTGTAACTAATTCAACTTTAGTTAAAAAAGACATGATAATTTTAATAGCTAATCCTGGTAGCGTTACTGCTAAAGGTGATGTTATTTTAAAATCTAGCGTTATGGGCATTGAAAGCCAAGGAATGATAATGAGTTATAAAAATGCCGCAGTAGATAAAGATGGTGTTTTTACAACTAAAGATGAGAAATTAATAGGGACAGAATATTTAATCAATGCATAA
- the tyrS gene encoding tyrosine--tRNA ligase, which yields MHKVLTELRDREILKDISNEEKFLSLPKNSGVYVGFDPTADSLHLGNYVQIVNLIRFKKHNWNALAVLGGATGMIGDPSFRSTERVLLSTEELLKNKNKIKSQLESFGLKVFDNYEIYKDISFLDFLKNIGKLINVSYMLAKDSVKDRLAQGLSFTEFSYQIIQGYDFLHLYQNQDIFVQYGGSDQWGNITTGIEMISKVVGDNHKAIAITANLLIDSNGNKFGKSTGGGSLWLDAQKTKPFDMYQFLINQPDSEVEKLLKWLTFLGISEIKDLVNKHNKNPKDRLAQKALAYEVIKDIHGKSAAENCTFLSEMLFNSSLDLSKVTLENMEFAYSQIESFEVEKGVNLVNFLVENKILQSKRLAREFIASKSLKFNYESIDEDFSVSSNYFEGKYATLHLGKKKILICKVK from the coding sequence ATGCATAAAGTATTAACTGAATTAAGAGATAGAGAAATACTAAAAGATATTTCTAACGAAGAAAAATTTTTAAGCCTACCTAAAAATAGTGGAGTATATGTTGGTTTTGATCCAACAGCCGATAGCCTTCATTTAGGGAATTATGTTCAAATTGTTAATTTAATTAGATTCAAAAAACACAATTGAAACGCTTTAGCGGTTTTAGGAGGAGCCACTGGAATGATAGGTGATCCTTCTTTTAGATCAACTGAAAGAGTGCTTCTAAGTACTGAAGAGCTTCTTAAAAATAAAAATAAAATTAAATCTCAATTAGAATCTTTTGGACTTAAAGTTTTTGATAATTATGAAATCTATAAAGATATTTCTTTTTTAGATTTTCTAAAAAATATTGGAAAGCTAATTAACGTTTCATATATGCTTGCTAAAGATTCTGTAAAAGATCGCCTTGCTCAAGGACTAAGCTTTACTGAATTTAGTTATCAAATTATTCAAGGATATGACTTTTTGCATTTATATCAAAATCAAGATATATTTGTTCAATATGGTGGTTCTGATCAATGAGGAAATATCACAACTGGAATTGAAATGATTTCAAAAGTAGTAGGCGATAATCACAAAGCTATCGCTATTACTGCGAATTTATTAATAGATTCTAATGGTAATAAATTCGGTAAGTCAACTGGAGGCGGAAGTCTGTGACTTGACGCTCAAAAAACCAAGCCTTTTGACATGTATCAGTTTTTAATTAACCAGCCTGATTCAGAAGTTGAAAAACTTCTAAAATGACTTACATTTTTAGGAATTAGCGAAATTAAAGATTTAGTTAATAAACATAATAAAAACCCAAAAGATAGGCTAGCTCAAAAAGCTTTAGCTTATGAAGTTATTAAAGACATTCACGGAAAAAGCGCGGCTGAAAATTGCACCTTTTTAAGTGAAATGCTATTTAATTCAAGTTTAGATTTATCAAAAGTAACACTTGAAAATATGGAGTTTGCCTACAGCCAAATTGAAAGCTTTGAAGTTGAAAAAGGCGTAAATCTAGTTAACTTTTTAGTTGAAAATAAAATTCTGCAATCAAAGCGGCTAGCCAGAGAATTCATCGCAAGTAAATCGCTAAAATTTAACTACGAATCTATTGATGAAGACTTTAGCGTAAGCTCTAATTACTTCGAAGGAAAATACGCGACTCTTCACTTAGGGAAAAAGAAAATTTTAATCTGCAAAGTAAAATAA
- the rplA gene encoding 50S ribosomal protein L1, whose protein sequence is MAKKLSKNQQKVRALFDANQAYDLHEAIELAKKTSYTKFDASVDLAFKLNLDVRKADQQLRGSVLLPKGTGKDVKVLVVTNNPEKQKLATEAKADFVLDAAAFEQKLKEDDYNFDVIVADPAMMPILGKYGKKLGPKGLMPNPKTGTVTPTPEKAVEELKKGKANYRTDKAGVVHSLIGKVSMPTESLVENAQTLISLIKKLKPAAVKGTYMQNLTVSSSMGPGIKIKLEK, encoded by the coding sequence ATGGCAAAAAAACTTTCAAAAAACCAACAAAAAGTTCGTGCTTTATTTGATGCAAATCAAGCTTATGACTTGCATGAAGCAATTGAGCTTGCTAAAAAAACTTCTTATACAAAATTCGATGCATCAGTAGACCTTGCCTTTAAATTAAATCTTGACGTTAGAAAAGCGGACCAACAACTACGTGGATCAGTTCTTTTACCTAAAGGAACTGGTAAAGACGTTAAAGTTTTGGTGGTGACTAATAATCCTGAGAAACAAAAGCTAGCAACCGAAGCTAAAGCAGATTTTGTGCTTGATGCTGCAGCTTTTGAGCAGAAATTAAAAGAAGACGACTATAATTTTGATGTAATTGTAGCTGATCCTGCCATGATGCCAATTCTAGGTAAATACGGTAAAAAACTAGGGCCAAAAGGCCTAATGCCTAACCCAAAAACTGGAACAGTAACTCCTACTCCTGAAAAAGCAGTAGAAGAACTTAAAAAAGGTAAAGCAAACTACCGTACCGATAAAGCCGGAGTTGTTCATTCATTAATAGGTAAAGTAAGCATGCCAACAGAATCACTTGTTGAAAATGCTCAAACTTTAATTTCCCTAATTAAAAAATTAAAACCAGCAGCTGTTAAAGGAACATATATGCAAAATTTAACAGTTTCTTCTTCAATGGGGCCTGGTATTAAAATTAAATTAGAAAAATAA
- the rplK gene encoding 50S ribosomal protein L11, protein MAKDVQKVAKLQFLAGKAKPGPSLAGVGVNMPEFTKAFNDATRDRGDEPVPVQITVFKDKTFEFKLFTAPASYKIKQAAKIQSGSKNAKTTIAGTITLEQLKEIAEYKLPDLNTDDVNAAMAIVAGTAKQMGVLVEGYDDVAKAKQAAREAAKAESLAKAKEESLKSQEEELKASKGKAIDVNVIEKEREEKE, encoded by the coding sequence ATGGCAAAAGACGTACAAAAAGTTGCAAAATTGCAATTTTTAGCAGGTAAAGCTAAACCAGGACCATCACTTGCTGGTGTTGGTGTTAACATGCCTGAATTTACAAAAGCATTTAACGATGCTACAAGAGATAGAGGTGACGAGCCAGTTCCGGTTCAAATTACTGTTTTTAAAGATAAAACCTTTGAATTTAAATTATTTACTGCACCTGCTTCATATAAAATTAAGCAAGCTGCAAAAATTCAAAGTGGATCAAAAAACGCTAAAACTACCATTGCCGGAACTATAACACTAGAGCAATTAAAAGAAATTGCGGAATATAAATTACCTGATCTAAACACCGATGATGTTAACGCTGCTATGGCGATAGTAGCTGGAACTGCAAAACAAATGGGTGTTTTAGTAGAAGGATACGACGACGTTGCTAAAGCTAAACAAGCAGCAAGAGAGGCTGCTAAAGCAGAAAGTTTAGCTAAAGCTAAAGAAGAGAGTTTAAAGAGTCAAGAAGAAGAGCTTAAAGCTTCAAAAGGTAAAGCTATTGATGTTAATGTAATCGAAAAAGAAAGAGAAGAAAAAGAATAA
- the rplO gene encoding 50S ribosomal protein L15: MSLKLHNLKPTPNSRPEKHRKGRGHAAGKGKQAGKGQSGQNKRKGHRLGFEGGQTPWFRRIGKRGFKNVNHVEYQVVNLSSLEERYSNNETVTLESLFERNLIRRSVELRPVKVLAKGKLTKKLTLQVHSVSQAAREAVEKAGGKVEEL, translated from the coding sequence ATGTCTTTAAAATTACATAATTTAAAACCTACACCAAATTCACGCCCTGAAAAACACCGTAAAGGTAGAGGACATGCAGCTGGTAAAGGTAAACAAGCTGGTAAAGGTCAATCTGGACAAAACAAACGTAAAGGGCACAGACTAGGATTTGAAGGTGGTCAAACCCCTTGATTTAGAAGAATTGGTAAACGTGGATTTAAAAACGTAAACCACGTTGAATACCAAGTTGTTAATCTATCTTCACTAGAAGAAAGATATTCAAATAATGAAACAGTTACACTTGAGTCATTATTTGAAAGAAACTTAATTAGAAGAAGCGTCGAATTAAGACCTGTTAAAGTTTTAGCTAAAGGAAAATTAACTAAAAAATTAACACTACAAGTTCACTCTGTAAGCCAGGCAGCAAGAGAAGCTGTTGAAAAAGCTGGTGGAAAAGTAGAAGAACTTTAA
- the rpsE gene encoding 30S ribosomal protein S5 codes for MEDKKLSSTKPATSSKPAPKAPSTGTKVVTKPASGPRPAFKPGQRKPHASNASNDKVAFEKRNFTSGDKTKKPTDSKNPRFQRNNKDRKFVSEYEEKIVDIARVTKVVKGGRRFSFSAFVVIGNKKGTVGYGHGKANEVPDAIKKAIKDAHNNLVEVPITKGTVPHEVTAKFLASKVLLKPAPKGKGLIASSRVRAVVELAGYTDIVSKTYGSRSAQNVVKSVVKALLNLRTAKQIAEVRDKDVKDLL; via the coding sequence ATGGAAGATAAAAAACTAAGCAGCACTAAACCTGCCACTAGCTCAAAACCAGCTCCTAAAGCCCCTTCTACTGGTACTAAAGTAGTTACCAAGCCTGCTAGTGGCCCAAGACCTGCATTTAAACCAGGTCAAAGAAAACCTCACGCAAGTAATGCTTCTAATGACAAAGTAGCCTTTGAAAAAAGAAACTTCACCAGCGGTGATAAAACCAAAAAACCAACCGATTCAAAAAACCCTAGATTTCAAAGAAATAATAAAGATAGAAAATTCGTATCAGAATACGAAGAAAAAATTGTAGACATCGCCAGAGTTACAAAAGTTGTTAAAGGTGGAAGAAGATTCAGCTTTAGCGCCTTTGTAGTTATAGGAAATAAAAAAGGAACAGTAGGTTATGGGCACGGTAAAGCCAACGAAGTTCCTGATGCAATTAAAAAAGCCATAAAAGATGCACACAATAATTTAGTAGAAGTTCCAATTACCAAAGGAACTGTGCCTCACGAAGTTACTGCTAAATTTTTAGCATCAAAAGTTTTACTAAAACCAGCTCCTAAAGGAAAAGGGCTTATAGCTTCATCAAGAGTTAGAGCCGTTGTCGAGCTTGCTGGATATACTGACATAGTAAGTAAAACTTATGGATCTAGATCAGCTCAAAACGTTGTTAAATCAGTTGTAAAAGCTCTACTTAACCTTAGAACAGCAAAACAAATTGCTGAAGTTAGAGATAAAGATGTAAAGGATTTACTATAA
- the rplR gene encoding 50S ribosomal protein L18, with protein sequence MNLSRNKARKVKQKRLRAKSELSRAAFKPRLSVFKSHANFYAQLIDDQKRVTLASVSSLKSGKYGGNVAAAKELGLLMGQKILDLKLETVAFDRNGYLYHGRVKAFADAVREKGVKF encoded by the coding sequence ATGAATTTATCAAGAAATAAAGCTCGTAAAGTTAAACAAAAAAGACTTAGAGCTAAAAGTGAATTATCTAGAGCTGCTTTTAAACCTAGACTTAGCGTTTTTAAATCGCATGCAAACTTTTACGCACAATTAATCGATGACCAAAAAAGAGTAACTTTAGCTAGCGTATCTTCACTTAAAAGTGGAAAATACGGAGGTAATGTTGCTGCCGCTAAAGAATTAGGACTTTTAATGGGGCAAAAAATATTAGACTTAAAATTAGAAACAGTAGCCTTTGACCGTAATGGATATTTATACCATGGAAGAGTTAAAGCATTTGCTGATGCAGTTAGAGAAAAAGGAGTTAAATTTTAA
- the rplF gene encoding 50S ribosomal protein L6, translating to MSRVGNRVLVVPAGVTVDISASNFVSVTGKLGKLERAFSPKVKITLQDNTLTTQRLNEEKATKQLHGTTNALLANMLKGVSEGFQINLEIKGVGYKAELKGNKLVVAAGYSHLVTLDVPSNVEVKVPKPVEISVKGIDKQAVGAFAAVVREIRKPNPYSGKGISYKGEKIRRKEGKTASK from the coding sequence ATGTCACGTGTTGGAAATCGTGTGCTTGTAGTTCCTGCTGGAGTTACAGTTGATATTTCTGCTAGCAATTTTGTTTCAGTTACCGGAAAGCTGGGAAAACTAGAAAGAGCATTTTCTCCTAAAGTAAAAATCACTCTTCAAGATAACACCCTAACCACTCAAAGACTTAACGAGGAAAAAGCAACCAAGCAGCTTCATGGAACAACCAATGCGCTGCTTGCTAATATGCTTAAAGGTGTATCTGAAGGATTCCAAATTAATCTAGAAATCAAAGGGGTTGGATATAAAGCTGAGCTAAAAGGTAATAAATTAGTAGTAGCAGCCGGATATTCTCACCTTGTAACATTAGACGTTCCAAGTAACGTTGAAGTTAAAGTTCCAAAACCAGTTGAAATTAGCGTAAAAGGTATCGATAAACAAGCAGTTGGTGCATTTGCAGCAGTTGTAAGAGAAATAAGAAAACCTAATCCATATTCAGGAAAAGGAATTTCTTATAAAGGTGAAAAAATTAGACGTAAAGAAGGGAAAACAGCTTCTAAATAA